In Maridesulfovibrio sp., a single genomic region encodes these proteins:
- a CDS encoding DJ-1/PfpI family protein, with product MCKGENNEKKVTCGIFIYEQVAELDFVGPMEVFTASHIISPESCSVVTIGKTTDPITGSGGLKVTPQYSFESAPDLDVLVLPGTGNVYEYAIKDSNTVEWVREQYDKVEYMTSVCTGALILQKAGLLKGRKATTHWMLADFLKNDPDITELLDMRYVRDGKIVTSAGVSAGIDMTLWLIGQIHTPDHSRQIQKILQYNPAPPYTSEV from the coding sequence ATCTGCAAAGGAGAAAACAATGAAAAAAAAGTAACATGCGGAATATTCATTTATGAGCAGGTCGCGGAACTTGATTTTGTGGGCCCAATGGAAGTTTTTACGGCGTCACATATCATCTCTCCTGAGTCCTGCAGTGTTGTGACCATTGGAAAGACGACAGATCCTATCACCGGAAGCGGAGGGCTGAAGGTAACCCCCCAGTACAGTTTTGAAAGTGCGCCGGATCTGGACGTTCTGGTTTTGCCCGGAACCGGCAATGTTTATGAATATGCAATCAAAGACAGCAATACGGTTGAGTGGGTACGGGAGCAGTATGATAAAGTTGAATACATGACTTCAGTCTGCACCGGGGCTTTAATCCTGCAGAAGGCCGGTCTGCTCAAAGGGCGAAAGGCTACCACGCATTGGATGCTTGCTGATTTTCTTAAAAACGATCCAGACATTACGGAGCTGTTGGATATGCGCTACGTCCGGGATGGAAAAATCGTTACTTCCGCAGGGGTTTCTGCCGGTATCGACATGACCTTGTGGCTGATAGGGCAGATTCACACGCCTGACCATTCCCGTCAGATTCAGAAAATTCTCCAGTACAATCCTGCTCCGCCTTATACGTCTGAAGTCTAG
- a CDS encoding serine/threonine-protein kinase, translating to MDNSCPNEGRSLGGYRLGPILGRGAMGVVYKGFAPSSGMEVAVKTLRPDLLASGERDRVLERFLHEAAISKSLRHENIIHVLDSGQDGVDVFMAMELVLGRELKEALDSGKPMDLDRIEILFSKVLAALSYSHEKGIIHRDIKPSNILLVDSGNVKVMDFGIARVESSEMTQAGAMLGTPSYMSPEQVIGECVDRRTDIYSAGVVLYQLLTGKKPFQGSLTQIMQQVLSTVPAAPSSVNIRVSRAFDSIIARSMAKERDGRFLSAKEFSDALADAFACAREEDLNDVTVFVDMDATVLDDGTMLASMPAPEALSDLGTRMKELLQKGLDKEFSDCLVSECRKLADDYVNTVLAASGGSMPPADPRLSAVLERDCSVFGDCVLPRVKELILEGAPLPGKSLCLNDRSDWMGCIDIFTALSKTLEDLGRPGVGEALARVVRAELLGACMMYAGHINTYLFSPDHLEITRIAADFMRLDILQWGVEELGGEMEVRQISNQVQMFSGQVLKRVAAAIREFTHGGDMMSRFDVANFMCQIDELIVVAERTLDADGACGYQLSMGREIVIDFIAAAEGLVEIYAAELLGEVSAPDAKLSAFTAKLKQLARLFLFATHLDDEECRTQVLHLAGAVRQSVEALVPVVESVLADAVDEQASLHQNQLTAIWETAESLGWSELNARLLIYMRNEILTDQNKPNQR from the coding sequence ATGGATAATTCCTGCCCTAATGAGGGGAGATCGCTTGGAGGCTATCGGTTGGGTCCGATCCTCGGCAGAGGTGCTATGGGCGTGGTTTACAAAGGGTTTGCCCCTTCATCTGGTATGGAGGTCGCCGTCAAAACGCTTCGCCCTGATCTTTTGGCCTCCGGAGAGAGGGACCGTGTGCTTGAGCGTTTTCTGCATGAAGCAGCCATCTCCAAAAGCCTCAGACACGAGAATATAATTCATGTTCTGGATTCCGGTCAGGACGGAGTTGATGTTTTCATGGCCATGGAGCTGGTTCTGGGCCGGGAACTCAAGGAGGCACTCGATTCGGGAAAACCCATGGATCTTGACCGGATTGAAATTCTGTTCTCCAAGGTCCTGGCAGCCCTCTCCTATTCCCATGAAAAGGGAATTATCCACAGGGATATCAAACCATCAAATATTCTGCTGGTGGACTCCGGTAATGTAAAAGTCATGGATTTCGGTATTGCACGTGTGGAATCCTCGGAAATGACGCAGGCCGGAGCCATGCTCGGCACTCCGTCCTACATGTCCCCGGAGCAGGTTATCGGTGAATGTGTGGACCGCAGGACCGACATCTATTCCGCCGGAGTAGTCCTTTATCAGTTGCTTACGGGAAAAAAGCCGTTTCAGGGTTCTCTGACTCAGATCATGCAGCAGGTCTTGAGTACGGTCCCGGCCGCGCCGTCTTCCGTCAATATCCGTGTATCCCGTGCTTTTGATTCTATCATTGCCCGGTCCATGGCCAAGGAACGGGACGGGCGTTTCCTGAGTGCAAAGGAGTTCTCCGATGCCCTTGCGGATGCCTTTGCCTGTGCACGGGAAGAAGACCTGAACGATGTAACTGTTTTTGTGGATATGGATGCGACCGTGCTGGATGACGGGACAATGCTTGCCTCCATGCCGGCCCCGGAAGCTCTTTCGGACTTGGGAACACGAATGAAGGAACTGTTGCAGAAAGGTCTGGATAAAGAATTTTCCGATTGTCTTGTGAGTGAGTGCAGAAAACTTGCGGACGACTACGTCAATACCGTTCTCGCTGCGTCCGGGGGAAGCATGCCTCCGGCCGATCCCAGATTATCCGCTGTCCTTGAGCGGGACTGTTCCGTTTTCGGAGACTGCGTGCTTCCTCGGGTCAAGGAGTTGATTCTGGAAGGGGCTCCCTTGCCCGGAAAATCGCTGTGCCTTAATGATCGCTCAGACTGGATGGGGTGCATTGACATTTTTACCGCACTGTCAAAGACGTTGGAAGATCTCGGCAGACCGGGAGTTGGAGAAGCACTGGCCCGTGTTGTTCGGGCGGAGTTGCTCGGCGCATGTATGATGTATGCCGGACATATCAACACATATCTTTTTTCTCCGGACCATTTGGAAATCACGCGTATCGCCGCTGACTTCATGCGCTTGGATATACTTCAATGGGGAGTCGAGGAGCTCGGCGGAGAAATGGAAGTGCGGCAGATTTCAAATCAGGTCCAGATGTTTTCCGGGCAGGTTTTAAAGCGGGTTGCTGCCGCCATTCGTGAGTTTACGCATGGTGGCGATATGATGTCCCGTTTTGATGTGGCTAATTTCATGTGCCAGATTGATGAGTTGATTGTTGTGGCTGAACGGACTTTGGACGCTGACGGTGCGTGCGGTTATCAGCTGAGCATGGGGCGGGAAATCGTTATCGATTTTATCGCTGCGGCGGAAGGACTTGTTGAAATTTATGCTGCTGAGCTCCTTGGGGAGGTCTCCGCCCCGGATGCCAAGCTCTCTGCTTTTACTGCCAAGCTGAAACAGCTTGCCCGTTTGTTTCTTTTTGCCACTCATCTGGATGATGAAGAATGCCGGACGCAGGTGCTGCATCTGGCCGGTGCTGTGCGGCAAAGCGTTGAAGCACTTGTTCCGGTTGTTGAATCAGTTCTTGCGGATGCTGTTGATGAACAGGCAAGTCTGCACCAGAACCAACTTACAGCCATTTGGGAAACTGCAGAATCTCTGGGTTGGAGTGAATTGAATGCTCGTTTACTGATTTATATGCGCAATGAGATTCTTACCGATCAAAACAAGCCCAACCAGCGGTAA
- a CDS encoding protein phosphatase 2C domain-containing protein has protein sequence MMHAYCVADKGIMRDHNEDAVIVDEAAGLFAVADGMGGHGMGDVASSLCLKVLERELADVMESEENPVAELADDDATLCETPEPMVEAVRRAVECANAEIFTLNKARGMSRGRGMGATLAGFKMFDDHSRSVVFHVGDSRVYRYRGGCLVRLTRDHSVFEEWKREGGHGKAPFKNYILRAVGPNPSVNPEISIQAVLPGDVWLACSDGLTGMVSDEEIEGVIRNVRRESLPEAADALVELAKRGGGRDNIGIVIAASL, from the coding sequence ATGATGCACGCGTATTGCGTTGCTGATAAAGGCATTATGCGTGACCACAATGAAGATGCCGTGATTGTGGATGAAGCAGCAGGGCTTTTTGCCGTGGCTGACGGTATGGGCGGACACGGCATGGGTGACGTGGCCAGTTCCCTTTGCCTTAAGGTTCTGGAAAGAGAACTGGCCGATGTTATGGAGTCGGAGGAGAACCCCGTTGCCGAACTGGCTGATGATGACGCGACCCTCTGTGAAACTCCGGAACCGATGGTCGAGGCGGTTCGCAGGGCGGTGGAATGCGCCAACGCTGAAATTTTTACCTTGAACAAAGCCAGGGGAATGTCACGAGGACGGGGCATGGGAGCAACTCTTGCCGGATTCAAGATGTTTGATGACCACTCACGATCGGTTGTTTTTCATGTAGGTGACAGCCGGGTTTACAGGTATCGCGGAGGGTGTCTGGTGCGTCTTACCCGTGACCATTCCGTGTTCGAGGAGTGGAAACGCGAAGGCGGTCATGGAAAGGCTCCGTTCAAGAATTACATACTTCGGGCCGTGGGCCCCAATCCTTCCGTCAACCCGGAAATAAGCATTCAGGCCGTGCTGCCCGGAGATGTGTGGCTGGCATGTTCTGACGGCCTGACCGGTATGGTTTCTGACGAAGAGATTGAAGGGGTCATAAGAAACGTACGGCGGGAAAGCCTGCCGGAAGCTGCCGACGCTCTTGTTGAACTTGCCAAGCGAGGCGGAGGTCGGGATAATATCGGAATCGTCATCGCGGCTAGTCTCTGA
- a CDS encoding ATP-grasp domain-containing protein, with translation MQPKVALFSGKHCRQVDEISRFVREEGADPVVCRSGLGGENGEEVSLSSSRMSWGGVDFSEIKALHIRCISQNTSFSMPPVTNAVQYEEFRTSFMREQFFQGAAFGFFEEFARRGGLVVNSPFGAYVDHDTKAQLCSKLRENGFDAPRSIMTNSPDEAARFISLVGEAVCKPSIGVGSTRAVLPDDIRESSDLPLCPVLFQEYVRGKTLRVHVVGDSMVLALEIIAPDVDSRTSTKGFERFIMPPEEKERIVQATRFLGLHYAAWDVMASADGRYVYLDCNPGPYVMWIGKENRALVFRQLARYLVGYARTGSVEEASALVKAGGVHDARVLRC, from the coding sequence ATGCAGCCGAAAGTCGCCCTTTTTTCAGGAAAGCATTGCCGTCAGGTAGATGAAATAAGTCGTTTTGTTCGTGAAGAGGGTGCTGATCCCGTTGTGTGCCGCTCCGGTCTGGGAGGGGAAAACGGAGAAGAGGTCTCACTCTCGTCTTCTCGCATGTCCTGGGGCGGGGTCGATTTTTCCGAAATAAAGGCCCTGCATATTCGTTGCATTTCCCAAAACACTTCTTTTTCCATGCCGCCGGTTACCAATGCTGTCCAGTATGAAGAGTTTCGTACATCTTTCATGCGGGAACAGTTTTTTCAGGGAGCTGCTTTCGGTTTTTTCGAAGAGTTTGCCAGACGAGGAGGGCTCGTGGTGAATTCCCCTTTCGGCGCTTATGTGGATCACGACACCAAGGCTCAACTCTGTTCCAAACTCCGCGAGAACGGCTTCGACGCTCCCCGCAGTATCATGACCAACAGTCCGGACGAGGCAGCACGATTCATCTCGCTGGTCGGAGAGGCCGTGTGCAAACCTTCCATCGGCGTGGGGTCCACCCGTGCCGTATTGCCGGATGATATCAGGGAGTCTTCGGATCTGCCCCTTTGTCCTGTGCTTTTTCAGGAATATGTGCGCGGGAAGACCTTGCGGGTGCATGTGGTCGGAGACTCCATGGTGCTGGCCCTTGAAATAATAGCCCCGGATGTTGACAGCCGGACCTCTACCAAAGGATTTGAACGTTTCATAATGCCGCCGGAAGAAAAGGAACGCATAGTTCAAGCGACCCGTTTTCTGGGGCTCCATTACGCGGCCTGGGACGTGATGGCGTCCGCTGACGGCCGCTATGTCTACTTGGATTGCAATCCCGGTCCTTATGTAATGTGGATCGGTAAGGAAAACAGGGCGTTGGTTTTCCGTCAATTGGCCCGCTATCTGGTCGGGTATGCCCGGACCGGAAGCGTAGAGGAAGCCTCAGCCCTGGTTAAAGCTGGAGGTGTGCATGATGCACGCGTATTGCGTTGCTGA